In Verrucomicrobiales bacterium, the genomic stretch AGGAACCGGTCAGCCAGCACGCCAACGACCCGGATCCCCCTGGCGAGTCGTGCTGGGAATTCCCACCCTGTGGTGGATCATTCTTTCTGGCGCTCTGCACAATTTTAACATGTATGCCGTCAACGCCTTCACGGTGGCTTTCCTCGCCCGCTACCACCGGGTGAGTTTGCCCGATGCCACCTGGATCACTGCTTGGATCTTGGGAGCGGTGGGCGTTATCGGGTTACTGGCGGGCGGCTGGGCTTCGGATCGGGCCAGCCGAACCAGCAAGGAAGGCCGCCTTCGACTCACCGCCATTGCGATGCTGGCAGCCGCACCCTGCGTGTATCTGTCGCTCCGGCAGCCGTCGGGCTCGGTGGCAGCCTTCGCTCTACTGATGGGAATGGGATCACTGCTGATGTTCGTCTACTACTCCTGTGTCTATCCTGCGATTCAAGAGGTGGTGGAGCCTGGGCTGAGGGGCACGGCGATGGCTGTCTACTTCTTTGCCATGTATGTGCTAGGCGCCAGCCTGGGTCCCGTGGCGACTGGAGCGTTGAGCGATCACTTCGCCAAACGCGCTATGCTCCAAGCCGGTGCAGACGTCGTCACCGAACCCTTCAAAGCGGCGGGCCTGCACACCGCGATGCATCTCATCCCCATCCTCTGCCTGCTGCTGGGCCTGGTGCTCTACGCCGCATCGCGCACCGTGAAAGCGGACATGGAAAAGCTAAACGCCTGGATGCGCGGGAATTCGTGATCACTCACCAACGTTTTCCCCGGCCGTGATGGAAAAGGGCCCAAGTTTTAAAACGCAAAGGACGCAAAGGACGCGATGAGGAACCCGAGGAAGGACAAATACAGAATGCTTCTTTCCCCTGCAGACATAGCGTCCTTCGCGATTCAACAGTCCTCGGAGTGGTTCCCGAAATCCGTCTTACAGCCTCTGTCAGTTCCCCGACCAAGAGGCTTTGTGAGCTTCGTGCCTTTGTGAGAAAAAATCGGGTTCCTTCGCCCTATCCCCGTGTCTCACGCATCCATCTTGCGATAACGCCGCGCCCAAGGTGCGAGGCGTCCATAAACCAGCCGAAGCAATGGGTTCACCCAATAGACTCGCGGCTGCGGCAACAGTTGCGGCTTTCCACCCATACGAAGGATGAACGCGTAGCGGCTGGCCAACTGATCCTCGGTTTGGATCTCCTGACTCAACACGGCGCGGGCGATTTGCGGCTCCATCCCGACAAAATCAACCAAGGTCGCCCCCACCGACCGAGCCCAAACCGCACCTTCGTGCGCCAGCATGGCATTGGGATGCTTGTCCCCGTGAAGATCATTCCACCCCTTCTTCCACTGGGTCATGCGCTGGCCAAACCGCATCGATAACAAGCCGGCCGTCACCTGCCCCTCGCACTCCGCAAAGGTCAGTCGCCCCAACCCACGCTCGGCGAACGGCCGCCACAATTGAGCGAGCGCTTCGGGCGTGGCGGGTGCGGGACGGGTGTTCTGACGTCGGCAAGTCGCGCACATCAATTCGAAAAACAGGGGCAATTCCGATTCACCCCCTTCGCGGATGACCACCCCCCGCTTACCCGCTTGGCGAATGTGCTTTCGCGTGCTGCGTGAAATCAGCTCTTCCCATCCCGGGTTGCCCACATCGATGCAGCAGGTTGCGGTGATCAGCTTCGCCACCGCGTTGAGCGCGAACCCCTGCTGAAGCAGCAAAGGGTCAAAGTGACCGGCAAAATCAGGTAGCTGCAGCACGATGCCGCGGATACCGCGCAGCTTCGCCAATCCTTGGGTCGCCTGGATGAGCAAGTTCATCAACCCCTCATCATCCCGATCCACCACGGGCCCTTTGCTGACGTAGGCCATCGCGCCGAAACGGGTGGAGCGGACGAGAAGCTGCACGCCTCCCCGAATCAGATCTCCCTGCCGAACCACAATGCGGAGCGGTCGCCAACCCTCATGCCTCTTCACACCCACCCAGATGGAGGATTGTTGGAAATGCCCGTGAGGTGTGGCTTGAAGAAACGCGTCCCAGTCGCGATCGCTTTCTTCGTCCGAGACCCGAAAGTCGAACGGTTTAGCCGAATCCCGGTGCGTCAGCGGACGAAGCCGGGTTGCAAGCGTTATCTGAGCGTCGTTGGTTGTCATCAGTTGAGCTGGCCGTGAAAGACCCCGGGGGGCTCACGACGCCACGGCGGCCCATTCAAAGGCCAGCTGAAAGGCATCCCCAGCGGGAGCCTTCCACGCAGGGAGTATCGGCCATCCCCGACGGAGATGAAGCCCGCCTCGTTGAACGACAAGTGGAGAGGGATGCAGGGCAAAAATGGATGATTGCGTCGACGGCCCATCTTGTTTCTAATCTTCGCGTCACTTTGCCCCGAGTTTGGGGCTAAAACAAACGATTTACCTATGGATTTAACACGCACGGCCTACGGCACCTGGAGCGGCGGACGGTTTATGCATTTCGGAGATGAACTGCCGGAAGATCGCTTCATCCACGTCATCCAGCACGCTTACAAAAGCGGCGTTCGCACCTTCATGACCGCCGATGTCTATGGGAACGGGGCGGCGGATGAGATGCTGGGACGTGCGCTGAAAGGGATTCCCCGGGACACTTATTGCCTGGTCGGCGCGATCGGCCATGACTTTTATACCGGAAAGCGCGACGGCTCCAAAGGCTTCCCGCGCTTCACCCATCCCCAACTCCGTCAGCCAGCGGCCTATTACGACTATGTGCGCATGGCGACCGAAAAGTCGTTGACCCGCTGCGGGGCCGACAGATTCGACTGCCTGCTCCTGCACAACCCGGACTCGACGGGTTACTCCAGCGATGCGGTCTGGAAGGCGATGAGCCGTTTGCAGGACGACCAGCTCACCGACCGACTCGGCATCGCTCCCGGGCCAGCCAATGGCTTCACCTTGGACATCATCCTTTGTCTGGAACGCTTCGGCCCTCTCCTGGATTGGGCCATGATCATCCTCAATCCGCTCGAGCCCTGGCCGGGCACGCTCTGCCTGCCCGCGGCAGTGAAGCACGACGTGAAGATCATCACCCGCGTGGTGGACTACGGTGGCCTGTTCCATGACGATGTCAAACCGGGGCACAAATTCGGCTACGGCGATCATCGCACCTTCCGGCCGGCGGGCTGGATCGAGGCGGGCAATGAGAAGCTCGAGAAAATGCGCTCAGTGGCGCAGAAGCATGGCCTGACCATGCTGCAGCTCGCCTCCATCTGGAATCTGTCGCAGAAGCCGGTGGAAAGCGTGATTCCCACCTTCATCCAGGAGACAGATCCGCAGAGCAAATCCATCGAGGCCAAAGTGTCCGAGCTGGCGAATCTACCGCAGATCACCCTCTCCGAAGCGGAGTCCCAATTGATCGCCGAGGTCGGTAACAACAAGGGTTGCATGGCGCTGAAAGGCGCCAATCGATCCCACTCAGGCGAACCCGAGGCGGATCATTGGGGAGTCTCACCGGATCTGGATGGCGTAGGGAAGCGCTGGGGCATCAACCCGGACACCGATCTGGTCTGCACCCACGTGACCCCCGCCAAGGCTACCTGATCGGGGTGCTCTACCGACACGACGGATCTGCGGCCAGTCGTCGGGCCGAGTGTCCGACACCTCCTGGATGAGCCACCCAAGATAAAAACCACACGCGCCGTGGAAACGAAGCCAGAGGAAGCCGACCCAGCCGGCTCACCGTCGCCTCTCTCCGATCCAGAGCGCTGGGTCGATGAGCATGGGGACTACCTGTTCAAGTTCGCACTGGCCCGGCTGCGCGACGCAACGAAGGCGGAGGACCTGGTCCAGGAGACATTTCTTGCCGCGCTGAAGGGCGGACAGCACTTCGCTGGTCGCAGCGCCGAAAAGAGTTGGTTGATCGGAATCCTGAAGCATAAGATTCAGGATCACTACCGCAAAGCCAGCCGCCTGACCTCTTTTACCGACCTGGAGTTTTATTCCGACGAGGAGGGGGACCGATTCATCCCTGAGGGTTTGTTCCAAGGAGGATGGATTCATGACGCTGGCCGGGAGCTGGGGCCCATGGAGTGGTCGTCAGATCCGGGCGCGAGCCTCGACAGCGCCGTGTTTTGGAAAACCTTTCACGACTGCTCAAGCAAAATGCCCAAGACTATCGCCGCCGTTTTTATGATGCGCGAGGTGGATGGCATCGAGAGTCGGGACATCTGCCAGACGCTCGACATTTCCGAGAGCAATCTCTGGGTGATGCTGCATCGTGCCCGCATGGCGCTGCGACGCTGCCTGGAGACCAACTGGTTTGGCAAGCCGGGCTGAAATGAAGCTCCACGAGCCATTGATGCCCCGATGGGCCGCCTGGGGCTGGAATATCACCCCCATCGGCACTGAGATGTCACGCTTGCCCTCGCTGGCCACCGAGCAGCCGACGCAACGCCCTGGAACCTGGCAGTGTAAGGTCCCGAGGATCTCCGACGACTTACCTGTTACCGCTCAACTTCGCGAGCCATCGGGGACGCACCCAGATGTCTACGGGCGGCAGAAGGCATAGTTATCATGGAACGACTCAAAACCTGGCTCAGCAACCTGCAGGATGGGCTGCGCTCGCTCTCTCCCCATTGCCAGGAGGCCGTCCGACTTCAATCAAAGTCGCTGGATCAAGCCCTTACCCTCGGGCAGCGACTCGGGCTACGCATCCATCTGATCCTGTGTAAATGGTGCCGGCGCTACGCCCAACAGATTCGATTCCTGCGCCAAGCAGCTCACGACCATCAAGACCGACTGACCGAGGCTTCGACGCACTCACTCACCGCCGAAGCGCGCGCCCGCATCAAGCGATCCCTGGCCGACGACAACCACTCCTGACCGCTTTCGTGATGAACCCCGGGCGACACCCCGGCAACTCATCTCCCCTCTCCCCCACGCCAGAACGAGGAAGTATTCCTCTGTAAGGTTCCCGTCCGGCTTACGACTCATGATTACCAGGCCAGCGTGTTGATGCTGAAAGCATCCGCGATCCCGGCCTGGCAGCATCCAGCGAATGAATCAACGAATGAACCGCATCAACCTCCACCCTCCCGTTCTAGTTACTCTTCTGGCCTCAGGCCTCATGACCGCTGTCACCTTCGCCGCCGCACCGGCAACCTCATCGGTCGAGCCACCCGCGAATGGCCGACTCTTTAACCTCTCCGACGCGAAGGACCGATACGTCAACCACGTCTCCAAAGAACAGTTCGAAGCCGAATTCAGGAAGTTGCGGGATGATCCCGGCGCGATTCAGCATTACAACCTCGGCCCGGACAAAGTAGCGATCAGCGGCTATGACCCGGTTGCCTATTTCACGCAAAGCAAGGCGCTTAAGGGCCGCAAGGAGCTCAGCGCAAGCCATCGGGGCGTCACGTATCACTTTGCTTCCGAGCAGAACCGGAGCACGTTCGCCAGTTCCCCCGAAAAATTCGTGCCGACCTACGGCGGTTGGTGCGCCACCGCGATGGCCAAAGGCGAGAAAGTCGAGATCGATCCCACCAACTTTAAGGTCACCAATGGTCGGTTGTTCTTATTCTTCCGGGCGTTCTACGCCAACGCCATCAAGGACTGGAACAAGGACGAACCCGGCCAAACCGTCAAGGCCGACGCGAACTGGAAGAAAATCGCTGGTGAATAGCGAACCCATCAACCTACCTATGAAGAACCGTCCATCCCAAACCATCGCGAGCTGGATTCTGCAGCTCATCGCCGCCGTGATCCTGGCACAGACTCTCTTCTTCAAATTCAGCGGGGCTGAAGAATCAAAATTCATCTTCACGACGCTCGGCGTCGAACCGTGGGGCCGAATCGCCTCCGCCTGGATCGAACTTCTCGCCGTCGTCCTCCTGCTCATCCCACGCACCGTCGCAACCGGTGCGCTTCTGGCGCTTGGCGTGATGACCGGAGCCATCGGTTCCCATCTCACCAAGCTCGGGATTGTGGTCAAGGACGACGGCGGGCTGCTCTTCGGACTCGCCCTGACGGTGTTTGTCTGCAGCGCCGCGTTGGTAATGATGCGCCGTCGGGAGTTTCCCCTGGTGGGCGGGTTCCTCTCAGCGCGTGATGAAGTCAGCGATGCGCCCCCGACCCGCCAGGCTTAGGGCGCACCACCGGTAGCCCTCCACCGCCCGCCGCCCTCCTAAGCGGGGGCCGGCGGTCTTCAGCCGCAGGGAATCACTCCCCTGACTCCACCGCCTCACACTTCGTGCTTGGCTGATCATCGCTTTGGCAGTATGCCTCGGTGGAAATCTACAGCCGCACATGATCACTGACACGCCATCGACCATAAGCCCGGGTTACTCGGTCGTGCCGAAGCGGTCCGCTGAGGGGGATGACCTTGGCGAGTTGCTCGAGGTCTCGATGGGCCCCCACCATCCTTCCACCCACGGCGTCTTCCGCATGGACGTGGTGCTCGATGGTGAAACCATCGTCAAGCTGAAGCCCGTTTTCGGGTATCTGCACCGGAATCACGAGAAGATCGCGGAGAACACGACGTATTTGGCTTCGATGCCCTACACGGATCGGCTGGACTATTTTTGCTCGCTCACCAACAACTGGGCTTACGCGTTGGCGGTCGAGAAATTGGCGGGACTGCAGGTCCCGGATCGGGCGGAATACATCCGGGTGATCACCGCCGAACTCACTCGCCTCATCAATCACACCTGTGTCACCGGGTTCTTGCTCATGGATATGGGCGCGTTGGGCACCCCGCTGATGTATGCCTTCCGGGAGCGGGAGAAGATTCTCGATCTGTTCGAAGCTCTCACCGGCGCCCGCATGATGTGCAACTACATGCGCTTCGGTGGGTGTCGGGTGGACCTGCCGGTGGGTTGGCTGGAGGCCGCGAAAAAGGTCGTCGACGAATACCCCCGTTTTCTCGACGAGTTTGAAAACCTGCTCACCACGAATGAGATCCTCATGGCCCGGACTCAAGGCGTAGGGGTGTTAAAGCCCGAACTCGCCGTGGATGCCAGCATCACGGGCCCGGTGTTGCGCGCCAGCGGGGTGAACTATGATCTGCGCAAAGTGGATCGCTATGGAATCTACAGCCGCTTCGATTTCAAGATTCCCCTGGGCGATCACGGCGATGTTTACGACCGGTACATGATCCGCACCCTGGAAATGCGGGAGTCGATCAATATTTTGGAGCGAGCTCTCCAGGAGATTCCCGATGGCCCCATCATCGATCCCAAGGCCAAGCTGCGCGGGTTCCGCCCCAAGCCCGGTGAGGCTTATGGCCGCATCGAGTCACCCAAGGGCGAACTCGGGTTCTATCTGATCAGCGACGGGAGTCCGAACCCCTATCGATATCGCGTTCGCCCGCCCAGTCTGATCAACCTCACCGCCCTCGAAGACATGTGTCTCGGCCAAAAGATCGCCGACGCCGTCGTGATCTTGGGCAGCATCGACATCGTCCTCGGGGAGGTTGATCGCTAGCAGCAAACGAGGGCCACCAAGCGCTCGTCACCCCTGGGCTCTCCACGACACAGCCCTTTCCCGTTCGACCACCTAGGGCCTATCAGGGCTCGAGTGGAAATCAGAACTATAAACCTCATCGGACCGCTTCGCGGTCAATTCTCGCCCTACCCGCTATCGTCACGACGGTAGGGAGAGACTCTGTCGAGCCCGTGAATGCCCAAGGTTTGAAAGGGTTGAAGGAGCCGCGGCAATGCACGCTGGTGGGTAATCCACATTGCGAGGCCCCCTCCATAGACCCCTCCGGCTCGCGATCCAAGCTTTCTGCTACCCCTCCGGCGAAAAGTGCTTTAGTCTTCCCCCTTATTGCTGCCCGACAGCAAAGCTATGTCGAACGAACCGAATCATCCGTCCCCCGAATCCGCTCCCGCGGCGCATCACCATTTTATCCATCAGATCATCGCTGAGCACCAGCAGACCGGACAGTACGGCGGCCGGGTCGGCACCCGCTTTCCTCCCGAGCCGAATGGTTATCTTCATATTGGCCATGCCAAGTCGATCTGCCTCAACTTCGGCCTGGCACGAGAATTTAAAGGCACCTGCAATCTCCGCATGGACGACACTAACCCCACCCGCGAGGATGTGGAGTATGTGGAGTCGATCCAGCAGGATGTGGCCTGGCTAATCGGAGGCTGGGCGGATCAGTTCCTCGCTCTGAAGAAAAGCGGAGACCAGAGCGGCACCGGGGTGCTGGCCAAGGACCAGGCAGGAGTCAAGCTGGAACCTTTCTACGCCTCCGACTACTTTGATCAGATCTACGCGTTCGCCGTCGAGTTGATCAAACGGGGCAAAGCCTACATTTGCGACCTGAGCCCGGAGGACACCGAGAAATATCGCGGCTCCCCCGATCGCCCCGGCCAAAACAGCCCCTTCCGCGAACGCTCCATCGAGGAGAATCTCAATCTATTCGAGCGCATGCGCGCCGGTGAGTTCCCCGACGGAACCCGAACTCTGCGCGCGATCATCGATATGTCCTCGCCGAACATCTGGCTGAGGGATCCCGTGCTCTACCGTATCCGCCATGCGGAACACCATCAGACCGGGAAGAAATGGTGCATCTACCCGATGTACGACTTCGCCCACTGCCTGAGCGACTACATCGAAGGCATCACTCACTCCATCTGCACCCTGGAATTCGAAGTCCACCGTCCCCTTTACGATTGGATTCTCGAACAGCTGCAACTCCCACGCACGCTCCCTAAACAGTACGAATTCGCCCGTTTGAACCTGGGCTACACCGTCATGAGCAAGCGCAAGCTCCTGCAATTGGTGCAGGATCGCGTGGTGACGGGTTGGGATGATCCTCGGATGCCGACGATTTCCGGGCTGCGCCGCCGGGGCTACACACCGGAGTCCCTGCGTCGCTTTTGCGAGATGATCGGGATCACCAAGTTCAACGGCATCACCGACCCCTCCGTCCTGGAGTTCGCCATCCGCGAAGACCTGAACAAGCGAGCCATTCGGGCGATGGCTGTGCTCCGGCCTCTGAAAGTGACCATCGAGAACTATCCCGAAGGTCAGGTGGAGTGGTTGGAGGCGGTGAACAACCCCGAGGATGCCTCGGCCGGAACCCGCAAGATCCCCTTCTCCAAGACCATCTACATCGAGCAGGAGGATTTCATGGAGCACCCCGCCAAGAAATTCTTCCGGCTCTACCCGGGCAATGAAGTCCGCCTGCGCTATGCTTACATTCTGATGTGCGTGGGGGTCGTGAAGGACGCCGCCGGGAAGGTGGTCGAACTGCGCTGCACCATCGATCCCACCTCAAAGGCCGGCGACGTCACCGCCGGCCGGAAGGTCAAAGCGACGATTCATTGGGCCTCCGCCGCCCATGCCTACCGAGCCGAGGTGCGGCTCTACGACCGTCTCTTCTCCGTGGAGCAACCCGACGGACAGCACGGCAAGGACTTCAAAGGTTTTCTGAATCCGGCGTCCCTTGAAGTATTGACCGACTGCCAGCTCGAACCCTCGCTCCGGGAGGCCAAGCCGGGAACCCCCATTCAGTTTGAACGGCTGGGATACTTCTGTGCCGACGTGAAAGATTCGCAACCGGGGGCTCCCGTGTTCAACCGAACCGTGCCCATGAAAGATAACTGGGCAAAAGAGCTGAAGAAGGGCTAGGATCCCTCAAAATCACCGTCCATCTGCGTGCCCTGCATGAATACCTCTGCGCCTGACCGAAATCGATTGTATCCGGAAGTGTTCAGGGCACGCTCGGCCCGAGCTGTCTGGCAGTCCCTCTTGCTCCCGCTCCTGCTGGCGGCGGGAGGATCGACCAGCACCGCGGCGGATCCCACCCCCAACCGTGTTCAGCCACCACCTGTTCCCGCCTCGACCGGAATAAGGTCCGAACTGGCGGATCAGGGGCCGGTGTTTTTCGGGACGATTCGCAATCGGCTCTGGGAGGAAAACACCACCATGAAAGGCATCGTGGTGAAGCTGGGAACCAACGACACCGACTATGTCTGTTATGACGAAGATCTCCTTCGGGTGTCCCTGCTCTGGACGGGTGCCTTCCTGAATTTCCCAAACCGAGGACGAGAGCAGATCCAGCATCCACAGCCAGCCGAGGTCGCTGGTGTGGTCCGCTTCGGCTCACGCCCGATCCCCGGATGGTCCAAAGGGGGAAGCTTCGAGGATCCTCGTCCCGAACGACGCGGTCCCCTGCCCCGCGATTGGGCCAAGTACCAAGGGGTTTCCCTGCACGGCAATCAGGTCGTGCTGCGCTACTCAGTCGGGGACGCGGCGGTGCTCGAACTCCCCGGCTTAGAATCCACCGCAGAGGCCTCGGGATTCACCCGCACCCTGGAACTGGGGCCCACGAAAGAGGCGCTGGCAATCCTGCTCGCCACCTCGGAGTCGGCAAGCCCTCTCAAGGCGGGGATCAGCTCGATTCGTGCGGCTAGCCCCGAAGCTCTCCGCTCCAACGCCCCGCCCGCCGCAGCGTCCGGCGATCTGGCGGCCATCCTGTATGCCTCCGGCGAGGAACTCAGCGCCTTCAAAATGGTGGCCGGTCCCGCAGGTGCCACGTTGAGGATCGATCCCGGCAATCGAATTGTTTTGGTTCTTCCTCCCTCGACCACCCCCACGCTGGTCAAAGTGCTTCAGTGGACGGGATCGCGCGCCAGCTGGAAAAACTTTGCCGACCTGGTTGCCAAATCACCGGCGCCTATCGAAGTTAAGCCGCTCACCCGCCCCGGCCCGGCCCGCTGGAACCGAACCCTCCAGCAGACGGGCTACGCGGGGACTAACCGAGGCCCCTTCCAAATCGACCTTATCACCGAACCCAGAGAGAACCCTTGGAACCTCAAGTATTTTTTCAGCGCGGTGGACTTCTTTAAGGATGGCAGTGCAGCGGTCTCGTCGTTCCATGGCGATGTCTGGCTGGTGAGAGGACTCGATCGCACCCTCCAGAAGATTCAATGGAAACGCTTCGCGACCGGACTCTTCCAACCGCTCGGACTGAAGATAGTGGACGAGACGGTGTACGTGACCTGTCGTGACGCCCTGGTCCGACTGCAAGATCTCAACCAGGATGGAGAAGCGGACTTCTACGAGAACTTTAACAATGATACCGTGGTCACTCCCAACTACCACGAGTTCGCTCTCGACCTGGATACGGATTCCGCCGGCAATTTTTATTTCGCCAAAGGCGCCCCCTGGCCGCCCGATGTCAAATCACCGCATCAGGGAACCATGATGAAGGTCAGCAAGGACGGGAACCGCTTGGAGGTCATCGGCACCGGGCTCCGCGCTCCGAACGGCGTCAGTGTGAGTCCCAAGGACGAGATTTTCTTTAGCGACAACGAGGGAAATTACATCCCCACCAGCAAGATCAGCCTGATCCGACCCGGGAATCTGTTTTATGGGATGCTCCCCACCGCCCACCGCCCGCCCCCTTCCGAATTCGAGCCTCCGATCTGCTGGCTGCCAAAAACCATCGACAATTCTAGCGGCGGCATGGTGTGGGTGACCGGGGGCAAGTGGGGTCCGTTGGAGGGAAGCATGCTCTTCCTGTCCTATGGACGGGCGTCGCTCTTTTCCGTGATGCAGGAAACCGTGAACGGGCGAGTCCAGGCCGGCGTGGCGCCGTTTCCGTTTCGCTTTCCAGCCGGTGTGATGCGCGCACGCTTCAATCCAGTCGATGGCCAACTGTATCTCGTAGGCCTGCGAGGTTGGCAGACCAGCGGGGCTCGCGATGGCGGCTTCTTTCGCATGCGCTACACCGGCGAGCCTCTGCATTGGCCGCTTCAGTTCCACGCTAAGAAGAACGGACTGGAATTGGAATTCAGTCTGCCGGTGACCCCAGAAAGCGCCAAAGACCCGGCCAACTGGGCGTTGGAGCGTTGGAACTATGTGTGGTCTCCCGATTATGGGTCACCCGAAGTCACCACCGCGGAATCCCGGCAGAAGGGACATGACAAGGTGGACGTGGCGGAAATCAGCCTCACAGGCGATGGAAAAAAGGTTTTTCTGAAGATCCCCGGAATGAAACCGGCCATGCAGATGCGCGTGCGATTCAAACTGGCGGACATCGATGGCAATGCCATCAGCCGAGATCTGTATTTGACACTGCACAACCTTGCTGACTAAGGAAAAGAAACGAGTATGATGCATCCCATGCGAACGGTATTTTTTGTGTGTCTTGGGCTGATGACCGGACTTGGGTTTATGGCGACCGCGGCGACTCGTGACGCTGCCGCAAAACCTTGGCTGATACCCCCGCACATCCTGGAGTTTACCGGACCCGTGATCAAACTGTTTGGCACCAACTTGTCGTTCGGAGCCAAGGTTTCGATCATCGAATCGAAGGCGGCCAAAGGAACTAAGCCTTCCGGCGGTGTGCTGCTCTGCCGCGACGGAAACACCATCTTCGAGCCGGATGCCGCTCCCATCAAGGCGGCTCGCGGTAGTAAAAAGGATCAGGAAGGCGACTTCGGCCTGCTGGTGGTGACCCTGGCTGACCGGGGCCTGACCTATGTCGTGAGTGAAGGTGTCTCCGGATACACGGAGATTCCTATGTCCCGCGAGGCCACCGGCCGATGCGCGCTGGATTCCAAGGAACTAGGACGTGAACGAGTCCAAGGATATGACTGTGTGAAGAGCATGGTCGCCATCGTGCCCGAAGTCGGTGAAGGACAAGTCTTCCTGGTGTGGACTGCACCCAAACTGCGGAACTTTCCGGTCAAGATCGAGCGTCTCAAAGGCGGAGCCAATTTTTCCATCTCCTTCTCCGACATTAGGTTCGAACGCCCGCAAGACAGTCTGTTCGCATCACCTCAAGGCTACAAACGCTACGAAAGCCTCAATGCCATGACGGAGGAAATGACCCGCCGGGTCTGGAATGTAATGCGCCGACCGGATCCTTCCCTGGCTTTCCCGCCGGACACCACCCGCCCGGCACTAAATTCGGGTTCCCGCCAGTCCGGATACTGATACCCTCCGGACTCGGGGCTGTCCGAAATGTGTGGCAACAAACTGCCATCGTTTATGGATTGAACTTTTTTCCCGAGCTGGCATGCTGCGCGGCTCCTGTCGTGAGGACAGGACTAATTCGAACGTCGGTTTTTTATGCAGCACATCCGCAACATCGCCATTATCGCACACGTCGACCACGGTAAAACCACACTGGTTGACTGCCTTCTTAAGCAATCCGGCACCTACCGGGCCAACCAGGCAGAAACGCATGTGGAACGCCTGATGGACTCGATGGATCTCGAGCGCGAGAAGGGCATCACGATCCGAGCCAAGAACGCGGCCTTCAAGTACAAGAATTATCACATCAACATCGTCGACACTCCGGGACACGCCGACTTCGGCGGCGAGGTGGAGCGGATCATGAACA encodes the following:
- a CDS encoding YHS domain-containing protein translates to MNRINLHPPVLVTLLASGLMTAVTFAAAPATSSVEPPANGRLFNLSDAKDRYVNHVSKEQFEAEFRKLRDDPGAIQHYNLGPDKVAISGYDPVAYFTQSKALKGRKELSASHRGVTYHFASEQNRSTFASSPEKFVPTYGGWCATAMAKGEKVEIDPTNFKVTNGRLFLFFRAFYANAIKDWNKDEPGQTVKADANWKKIAGE
- a CDS encoding NADH-quinone oxidoreductase subunit D, with protein sequence MITDTPSTISPGYSVVPKRSAEGDDLGELLEVSMGPHHPSTHGVFRMDVVLDGETIVKLKPVFGYLHRNHEKIAENTTYLASMPYTDRLDYFCSLTNNWAYALAVEKLAGLQVPDRAEYIRVITAELTRLINHTCVTGFLLMDMGALGTPLMYAFREREKILDLFEALTGARMMCNYMRFGGCRVDLPVGWLEAAKKVVDEYPRFLDEFENLLTTNEILMARTQGVGVLKPELAVDASITGPVLRASGVNYDLRKVDRYGIYSRFDFKIPLGDHGDVYDRYMIRTLEMRESINILERALQEIPDGPIIDPKAKLRGFRPKPGEAYGRIESPKGELGFYLISDGSPNPYRYRVRPPSLINLTALEDMCLGQKIADAVVILGSIDIVLGEVDR
- a CDS encoding sigma-70 family RNA polymerase sigma factor, with product METKPEEADPAGSPSPLSDPERWVDEHGDYLFKFALARLRDATKAEDLVQETFLAALKGGQHFAGRSAEKSWLIGILKHKIQDHYRKASRLTSFTDLEFYSDEEGDRFIPEGLFQGGWIHDAGRELGPMEWSSDPGASLDSAVFWKTFHDCSSKMPKTIAAVFMMREVDGIESRDICQTLDISESNLWVMLHRARMALRRCLETNWFGKPG
- a CDS encoding GNAT family N-acetyltransferase, with the protein product MTTNDAQITLATRLRPLTHRDSAKPFDFRVSDEESDRDWDAFLQATPHGHFQQSSIWVGVKRHEGWRPLRIVVRQGDLIRGGVQLLVRSTRFGAMAYVSKGPVVDRDDEGLMNLLIQATQGLAKLRGIRGIVLQLPDFAGHFDPLLLQQGFALNAVAKLITATCCIDVGNPGWEELISRSTRKHIRQAGKRGVVIREGGESELPLFFELMCATCRRQNTRPAPATPEALAQLWRPFAERGLGRLTFAECEGQVTAGLLSMRFGQRMTQWKKGWNDLHGDKHPNAMLAHEGAVWARSVGATLVDFVGMEPQIARAVLSQEIQTEDQLASRYAFILRMGGKPQLLPQPRVYWVNPLLRLVYGRLAPWARRYRKMDA
- a CDS encoding aldo/keto reductase encodes the protein MDLTRTAYGTWSGGRFMHFGDELPEDRFIHVIQHAYKSGVRTFMTADVYGNGAADEMLGRALKGIPRDTYCLVGAIGHDFYTGKRDGSKGFPRFTHPQLRQPAAYYDYVRMATEKSLTRCGADRFDCLLLHNPDSTGYSSDAVWKAMSRLQDDQLTDRLGIAPGPANGFTLDIILCLERFGPLLDWAMIILNPLEPWPGTLCLPAAVKHDVKIITRVVDYGGLFHDDVKPGHKFGYGDHRTFRPAGWIEAGNEKLEKMRSVAQKHGLTMLQLASIWNLSQKPVESVIPTFIQETDPQSKSIEAKVSELANLPQITLSEAESQLIAEVGNNKGCMALKGANRSHSGEPEADHWGVSPDLDGVGKRWGINPDTDLVCTHVTPAKAT
- a CDS encoding MFS transporter translates to MHSPPQKTWYALAVLFLLNALNFYDRQILGALTEPIRKELSLSDTQIGLLSTAFTLVYAAVGMPLGRLADTHPRNRILAIGVAAWSLLTAASGLIRDYSSLFITRLGVGIGEASCAPAANSLIGDLFPPHQRARALSIFMLGLPVGLFLCYWLSGKMASAYGWRAAFFLAAAPGLVVAVLAWTIREPLRGASEGTGQPARQRPGSPWRVVLGIPTLWWIILSGALHNFNMYAVNAFTVAFLARYHRVSLPDATWITAWILGAVGVIGLLAGGWASDRASRTSKEGRLRLTAIAMLAAAPCVYLSLRQPSGSVAAFALLMGMGSLLMFVYYSCVYPAIQEVVEPGLRGTAMAVYFFAMYVLGASLGPVATGALSDHFAKRAMLQAGADVVTEPFKAAGLHTAMHLIPILCLLLGLVLYAASRTVKADMEKLNAWMRGNS
- a CDS encoding DoxX family protein: MKNRPSQTIASWILQLIAAVILAQTLFFKFSGAEESKFIFTTLGVEPWGRIASAWIELLAVVLLLIPRTVATGALLALGVMTGAIGSHLTKLGIVVKDDGGLLFGLALTVFVCSAALVMMRRREFPLVGGFLSARDEVSDAPPTRQA